The Coffea arabica cultivar ET-39 chromosome 10e, Coffea Arabica ET-39 HiFi, whole genome shotgun sequence region GTCTCACGTATCTTCTCTTTCCTCCATCTTTTCTTGCCAGATAAAGAATCTGATTCTTCCGATACTTGATTATCAAAATTGCCACAACTAGATTCTGCATCATCCTCGATCTCAGAGAGCTTACGAGGTTTCCCAGAGCTTAAAGCATTCACCGGAGATGGTACTTCATAATCTCCAGATAACAGTTTACGCCTCTTTGTTGGACTGGCAGAACTGGCTACTTCTTCACCTCTTTCCTCAAACCACTCCTGTATACCATGTTCCGTCATAGTGCTGGGAGAATGACCAGTGCTGGTTACCTCATCGTCATCATTATCTGAATACTCATTCTCGTCATCAGAGTACAGCAAAGCATTCAATTCTTCAGTATCTTCATGCATTTCGGTTTCTACATCATCTCCATGGTTGTCTTCATGATGTTCATAACTTGTAAAAGGGGCAAAGTTGGAAAACATGTCCTTTTTCATACCCAAATCTTCCATCAGAGGGTCATAGGCAGCGGGAACCTTTGGATTCCAAGATGTCAGGCGCTGCATGGGAGCCCCAACTCCGGAATTGTAAATTAAGGTGGTTTGACCATCACACTgatcaaaaacaagaaatttctTCTGCGCACAGCCAGTGCTAGCAGTTGGAATTCCAGTTCTACCACATTTTTCAGTCAGGTCAGAAGGAAGCTTCTCCTTTTGCAGAGAGTTCAGTCCAGGAGCAGACTGCCAGAAACGTGGCAGACAATCAAACCAATTACATGGTCCATTTGGTTGGCTTGCCTTGGACTGCAGCAGCCCAGAAGACGTGAACGGGGGAAAAGTCCCGTCGATATAGAGCTCATTCAAGTAGGGGTTCATACAGGCAGCAGAATTCTGT contains the following coding sequences:
- the LOC140015478 gene encoding transcription factor bHLH143-like produces the protein MEKDFGSWFHHPDSGREAPCLNYLGAPGDVGKQNSAACMNPYLNELYIDGTFPPFTSSGLLQSKASQPNGPCNWFDCLPRFWQSAPGLNSLQKEKLPSDLTEKCGRTGIPTASTGCAQKKFLVFDQCDGQTTLIYNSGVGAPMQRLTSWNPKVPAAYDPLMEDLGMKKDMFSNFAPFTSYEHHEDNHGDDVETEMHEDTEELNALLYSDDENEYSDNDDDEVTSTGHSPSTMTEHGIQEWFEERGEEVASSASPTKRRKLLSGDYEVPSPVNALSSGKPRKLSEIEDDAESSCGNFDNQVSEESDSLSGKKRWRKEKIRETVSILQSIIPGGKGKDAVVVIDEAIHYLKSLKVKAKSLGLDAL